DNA sequence from the Shewanella piezotolerans WP3 genome:
CGATGCTCGGGCCGAAGAGATCGGCCGGGTATTAACTTCGGTAACCGACGCACTCACTCGGCGTTTAATTGTATTGAATCAACAGATATTAGGCGAGGCTCCGATGGCTTTTTGCTGGCTAGCATTTGGCTCTCAGGGACGGCAAGACCAAGTCGCCTGTTCAGATCAGGACAATGGGCTACTGCTGGCTCATGAACCGGATGAAGCTGCCGAAGGTTACTTTGAAGCACTGTCAAAAGCTGTGTGTGCTGGACTTGATGAATGTGGATATATCTACTGCCCTGGCAATATTATGGCGCAAAACCCTAAGTGGCGAATGTCTCTTAAAAAGTGGCGTGGAGTGTTTCAAAAATGGGTGAATACGCCAGATCCAAAAGCGTTGATGCATAGCAGTATCTTTTTCGATATGCGTGCTGTTTATGGGCCACAATCTTTGTTCAATGGTTTGCAAGATGAAGTGCTTAACAATACTAAAGACAACGATATTTTCCTCGCGGGCCTGACTGGAAACTCATTGACGAGTACACCGCCTTTAGGGTTTTTCAGAAAATTTGTGCTGGAGCGAGATGGTTCAGAGGTTAAAGGGATAGATCTTAAACATAAAGGTAGCGCATTAATAAATGACATCGCCCGTGTGTATGCTTTGTCTGCTGGCATTAAAGAGGTCAATACCGCTAAAAGAATTAGGGCGTTAATGGACCAAAATATTATTAACCGCAAAGATGCACTTAACCTTGCCGATGCTCATGAGTATATTGCTCACATGCGCCTTTCAAATCAAGGCTATCAATATACTAACGGTAAGCCTGTAACGAATTATTTGATGCCAAAGGATGTGTCTTCATTGGTGCGTCATCAGTTAAGAGATGCATTTAAAGTTGTTCATGACGGGCAAGTAGGCCTTAAGTTAAAAATGATGCGGAGCTATTAATTCTTTTGAAGCGTTTTTATTTAAAAAACCAGCTCAGATTGAAGGCGTTTAGAGCTGCTGATGGCGTTATTGCTGACTACTACCGAGCGCTAACTTGTGCCATCTCTATACCTCTTGCGGATATTCCATTAATGGCAATCGATTTGGAAATGACTGGGCTAAACGTTCAGTTTGATCAAATCTTGAGTATCGGTATGGTGCCTATTCAAAATGGTATGCTTCAGTTGAAGGATGCTGATTATAGATTGGTTAGCATAGAAGGAAGTGTAGGTGATAGTGCAGCAATACACGGAATTGTAGATGGTCAGTTGGAAACCGCCATATCGGCTAATGAGGCAATGCATTGGTTCTTAGAAAAGACCAAAGGTCATGTATTAATTGCACATCATGCACCGCTTGACCTGTGCTTTTTAAAAGCAGAAATCTTTCGTTGTTTTGGTGAAAAAATGACATTTGTATCAATTGATACTATGTCTTTAGAGCGAGCTAGAATATTACGGCAGCATGAAGTGATTAAAGAAGGTTCCTTGAGGCTCGACGCTTGTCGGAGCCGATATGGTTTACCTATTTATGCCGCTCATAATGCGGCAGTTGACGCATTATCTTGTGGAGAATTGTTATTGGCCCAGATGGCGAGTATTGCGGGGGCTGAAGAGCTTACGTTGTCAGATTTGTTACGTTAGCTAGCAATAACGACTAAGACGTTGGTCAAAAAGTAATGGCTAACCGGTGCTATCAAGTTGTTGTCCCCACTTTATTAATGCCGCCTTAATATCATCCTGCTGGTAGGGTTTGTTAATTATTTCATCCATACCGCATTGGTAACATTGTTCAGTTTCGACAGAGGTTGTACTGGCAGTCAATGCAATAATGGGTTTTGTATAGCCCTTTTCACGCAGTAAACTCGTTGCCTTAAAACCATCGACAACAGGCATTCTGCAATCCATAAATACAATGTCAACATTATTGACGGTTAAATAGTCGATAGCTTCTTGGCCGTCGTTAGCTATTGTGGGCGTAATTCCAAATTTGGCTAAAATCATCTCAATCAGCATTTGGTTTACTTTACTATCTTCCACGACGAGGATTTTTAGGTTTTCAATGGGGTAATCTGCTTGAGGTCGTTCAATATCTAAAGCTACTTTCTGTAAGCTATTTAAAGGCAAAGCAACTTTGAAGCAGCTTCCTTTGTTAAGCACTGAAGCTAAGGAGATTGTGTCATTCATCTCATCGACCAATTGTTTACAAATTGCAAGGCCGAGTCCAGTACCTTCAAAAGAGCGGTTGCTGGAATTATTGACTTGAGTAAAAGGGGCAAATAATGTGGAGATTTTATCTTCTGGGATCCCACATCCTGTATCTTGCACCTCAAAATGAAGCTTTTCTTGCTCCCAAGTGATATTGACTTTGATTTCACCCTCTTGGGTAAACTTAAGAGCGTTGCCAATAAGGTTAACCAGTATTTGTTTGATCCTATCTGGATCGCCTAGCAAAGTTTGAGGAATATTTTGCTGAACATTGAAACTAAATATAAGGCCAAACTCTTCTATACGTTGCTTAAAAATATCAAAGATCATCTGGCACAGTTTAGCTGGTGAAAAATCTACCTCTACAATTTGTAGCATACCAGCACTCATCTTACTAAGGTCTAATAGGTCATTGATGATGACTCTTAAAAGCTCTCCTGATTGATGCATGGTGTTGAGAAGCTGTTGTTGATAACTCGATAGCTTAGTATCAAGCATAAGCTCTGCTGAGCCCAGTAAACCGTTAAGTGGGGTTCTTAATTCGTGGTTAATCATAGCGACAAAATCACGGGTCGATTGCTCTGAGGATTCAGCCCTTAACTTTTCCTTGATGGTGTTTTCGAGTAATTCTTGCCGTCGCTGAGCAGCGCTAATCATATCGCAAAATAGTAGCAACTGTTTCTCAATGGTTTTTTGCCACGAAATAGGTGATTCAATGACCAGTGTTAAACTGCCCAATACTTTGCTTGCTGCATTGATCCGCAATTTTATTTGCTGATGATCATTTGACCAGTTTAATGCTTGGTTAGCAGTTGAAACTTGTTGTATTAGTCCTTTGTCGCCTGCGATGAAAGTATCAAATTGATCCTCTTCAGTTGGTGATTTAAATCGGATGCGACTGGCTTTAATATTTTCAATGCCAATCAAATCATCTAGAAGTCGTTGCAGTAATATATTTGAGATCGGTTTTTGTAAAAATTGCTGATTATAATCGAGTAAGATTGATTCTAAATAGGTTTTAAAGTGAAGTAGGGCGATACCTTGCTTTGACTCTTCTTTAATATTGATAAGTGAATCTTCAACAAGCTGTTTGGCACTATATAACTCTCTACTTTTTTCTTCCAGCAGTGTTTCTGCTGCTTTCTTGGCTGCTTTTTCGCGGGCTATTTTACGGTTTAATAGCTCAATTTTTGCTGCTAATGCGCGGATCTCATCACTCGGCATAGAATACTATCGACCTACTTGTTAAACATGCGTGATGGTAAAGCGCACTTCAGAACTGTCTTTGACAAGTGGCTCCATGACTATCTCTACTTCCTCATTGAAATGTTCAGCACAGCCTTGTATTAAACCCAAACAAACATGAGACATGCAGCGTGCAGAAACGTAATCCATCACTAACTGGCTCTCGGTTGCTGAAATAAAGTTAAATGTTGGTGGGTTAGCGTTTTGATAAAGTTTTTTAACTTCAATATGGATGTACTCTTCAACACTTTTAATAAAGTCAAAAGTTGAATCTGATTTTCCTTCAAGGCCGGGCATGCTATTGAATAGTGTGATAAAAACCGATTTACCATATATTTCTTGTAGATCTTCTATCGGTACACCAGTGATCTTGCTCAAACTCACAATGAGCTTAATAAGGTCATTGTGATCATAAGTACCAACACTGGTATAAACCCCATCATTTTGATTTTCATCCAAAATTCTTTGGCAAATTTCTAGGCCAAAAGAGTCTTCGACTAACTCTAAAAACTCAGCAAAAATGATTCCCTTCATAGATAAACCCTTATCGTATCGCTACTTATTAAAGTAGTGTACTAATTGATTATATTCAATGCTTCTCCATGCCGAAGTATTGATTTAGTTTGTACTTCAGTTTAGATATTCAGCCGTTTATGGTTCTGAGAAAATAGCCACAATCCCTACAGTCTGAGGCCAAAGTGAATGCGCGATCAGCAATAAACAAGTTTTGGTTACACTTTTTGACTTCTGCTGACTAGAATTGTTGTATAGCTTACAGAGTATTAGGTTAATTTTAGTAAGAGGAAACTGTATGGCATTACCGTTGATATGGTTAGGAGCTGCTGCAATAGGTGCCGCTTTGGTTGCTGAGGAGCGGAAAAATCAAAAGGATATTGCCAGTAAGCGTATGCAGGGCAATGCTAAATCCGCTCATGCTCATGGTGACAGTGCAGAACTTGCTCCTAGTCTATGGCATACAGGCGATAAAAAAGTCAAGTTAGAGCCCGGTGCTATTATTTGTTGCTTTGTATTTGGGGTGATAGAGCATACTGGTATTTGGCTTGGTGATGATACTTTGGTCGAGCTTCACGGTAGTGGATTAGTCCGCGCGATTTCAATAGAGCGGTTTCTTGCTGGAAGAAGCGGTAGTAGAGTGTATCAAGCATGTAACCACCTGCACCAACCATTGGTTGGCACTAAAGTATTGCAGAGGGCTAAGGAAGCGATATTTAGCTATCGAGAATACGATTTACTCGATAATAACTGTCATAGGTTTGTTTGCTATTGCCTTACGGGCGAAGAAAAATCATTATCTCGTTTTAGCAAACTCAATAACGAAATTGGTACCTATTTTAAAGAAGCTATTTATTGGGATGAAGCGATTATTTGATATAAAAACACCGACTCATGGGGTCGGTGTTTTTTTTGTCTTTGGCTAACTGCTAAAGCTATTTACAAAAATGCTTCACCGCTTTGCTGACTAGTTCAATACCTGTTTTATCACAAGGTGGTAGTTCTGCATCACTGACTTTGAGCGGCGTGATTCTATCGCCCCACTTAATTAAAGCGGCTGCAGAGGTTAAACCAGCACCAAACGCACAGGATAAAATCGTTTGATTTGGTTGAATTTTACCTTGTTCCAAAGCATCGCAAATAGCGATAGGTATCGTTGCTGCAGAGGTATTGCCATAATTGGCTATATTAACAACGGCTTTTTCTTTTGGAATTTTCATGCGACTAATTAACGTATCAATGATGCGCTCATTAGCTTGATGCGGAATAACCCAATCAATATCGTCTTTGTCAATGCCACACTTTTCTATGACTTTAGTGCTCAGTTTCCCCATGCCTGCAATTGCACGCTTAAAGATCTCTTGACCGTTAAATTCGATGTAAAAGTCGAGTGAGGATGCTTCAAATCTGTCCATTGCAGTACCAAAGCCTGCTTTGAGAATATCACGACCAGCGGGGTCATTATTAAGCTCATAACCTAGCACACCGATGGCTTCGTCAGTTGCTTCAAGAACAACGGCACCAGCACCATCGCCGAATAAAACTGCGGTTTCTCGGCGAGACCAATCTAAGAAAAATGATAATCTTTCTGCGCCAATGACTAAGACTTTTTTACATTGGCCACTCTTGATTTGTGAGCTACCGAGCCCAATGCCATAAAGAAAACCACTGCATGCAGCATTGATATCAAATGCGGCGCAACTTGCACCTATGTTTGCTTGTACCGTCGATGCAATATTGGGGATCAACGTATCTGGCGTAGCGGTTGCTAGAATTATCATATCTAGATCGCTGCCTTCAATACCAGCAGCTGCAAGTGCACGTTGAGCGGCAACTGATGCTAGCTCTGATGTATTGACATGACTAATATGACGCTGGCTTATACCTGTACGAGGTTTAATCCAGTCATCGGAAGTCTCGATAAAGGTAGCGAGATCATGGTTGGTCAAAGTTGCAGGAGGCACACATTTGCCCCATCCCGTAATTGTTGCGTACTGCATTTCGGTATTCTCTCAAAATAAAAAGGCAGAACCTGAGGTCTGCCTTGTCAATCAGTATTAGTAAAGCTTAACAAGTCTTGTCACACTCAACAGTGAGCTATCCCTCTTGTTGAGCAACTAAATCTCTAATTGCGTCTGCTGCTTGAAGGATGTGGGCGCGTAAAAGTTCAACTGCGTTTTCAACATCACCTTGCTTACAGAATTCCAGCAATTCTCTGTGATCTTTTTGGGCTTTAGGGATCCCGCTAGCCAAATAAAGCTCTAGTCGAACATATCTGTCACAGTTGGTATTAAGACCATTGACGACATCAATCGTATGAGGCTTGTCAGCTGCTCGGTATAAACAAATATGGAATTGTGAGTTCAGCCCACTCCAGCTTTCAATCTGGTCTTTATCCTTAAAAGCGACATCTAGAGAATCTAAGATAGCTTCAGCTTCAGTGAAGTCATCTTCAGTCATATGAGGAATTGATTTAGCTAGCAGATCGGTTTCAATCAGTGCTCGTAAATCAAATAGCTCAGTAACTTGAACTGCTGATAAAGTGGTAGCTGTCGCGCCTTTATGCGCTTCAAACTTAACTAACCCTTCAGCTTCTAATTGCAGTAGTGCCTCTCGTACGGGGATCCTGCTCACATTCATTTCGTCGGCAAGGGCGCTTTGGCGTAATGGCATGCCTGCAGCAATTTCTCCAGATAGGATTTTTTCCCTCAATACTTCGACAACAACTTGAGTGCGTGTTTTATGAACGATAGGAGTTATTCTGCTCATATATCCTGTTTTTATGTTAGTTGTTCAAGACGATTTTCTTAGATTACCGCTTAAATAAGCATAATGAAAGGGAAACAACTTGTTTCCCTGTACATATTTTGAAATATTTAGAAGGTGGTGATATTTGATTGCCCTTCTTTTAACTTTTCAGGCATTAATGCTACAGGCATGTTTTGTATGCATAAAGGACGTACAAAACGGACCATTGCTTGGGTTCCTACTGATGTCGTGCGACTATCTGTGCTGGCAGGGTAGGGACCGCCGTGGTTCATTGAGTGGCAAACTTCGACTCCTGTTGGCATTTGATTGAAAATCAAGCGACCAACATTGAATGACACCGACTCTATCAATTGGGTGTTTTCAGAGAGTTCCGCTTCTAGGCCATGAATTGAAGCGGTTAATTGACCTTCCATCTGCTCAGCAATCAACTCCATCTGGGCTAAATCATTACAAGCCACAACCACTGCGAATGGACCAAATACTTCCTGTTGCAGTGTTTGAGAAGCAAGATAATCTTCAGCTTCAATTGTTACTGCTGCTGGTCGTGTAAAGTGGTTAGCAGGAGAGGCCTTCCCTTGTGATATCAGTGCAACTGACGGATTGTTTAAAAATGAGTCGACTTGTGATTGGAAGGTCGCTGCAATGCCTGCTGTCAGCATGCTCGCAGCGGATTCAAGTGCAATTTTTTCAGCCATGGTTGCAAGGTAGCGATTCAGTGCTTCCCCTTTTACCGCTACAACAACGCCAGGGCTGGTACAGAATTGACCGTGTCCCATCATCATCGACTGCACTTGAGTTGTGGCCAAACTTTCAGCTTGCTCTGTTAACAGTTCACCGAGTAAAAATTGAGGGTTAATAGAGCCTAGCTCACCATAAAAAGGAATAGGTTCAGCTCTAGCTGCGCAAATGTCAGCTAAAATACGACCGACTTTCAAAGAGCCTGTAAAGCCAACCGCTTTTATTGCGCTATGGTTGACAAGTTGAGTTGAAGCTTGCGGTTCCGTCGACTGAATAAGGTTAAATACGCCTGCAGGCATATTGCAACGACTAACCGCGCGAGCAACTGCACGGGTCACAAGTTCACTGGTCGCTGCGTGTGCTGGGTGCCCCTTTACGACGACACTGCAACCTGCTGCTAGTGCAGAAGCTGTATCGCCACCGGCAGTTGAAAATGCTAGCGGGAAGTTAGATGCGCCAAAAACGGCTACAGGACCTACGGGTAAAGTGCCCAAGCGAGTATCTGGCTTTGGTAAAGGTTGTCTTTCAGGGTTAGCAAGATCAATCAGTACATTGTTGATTGGCGAGCGTAGCGTGCTGGCAAATAATTTTAGTTGCCCACATGTTCGGCCGGTTTCACCTTGTAGACGTGGCATAGGTAAGCCAGTTTCAATATGAGCCGTTTCCGTTATGGCGGCTATATCCGCTTGGATCTCTTCTGCTATAGCGTCTAAGAAATCTGCGCGTTGCTCATCTGTGGTGCGTCTATAAGATAAAAATGCTTGCTTTGCAGCGCTCACTGCAGCTTCGATATTTTTTGTATTAGCGGAAGCGAATTGCCACTGTGTGGATTCATTTAGCACAGGGTTCATACTATTAAATTGCAATGTTTCATCAGTCCACTTGCCATTGATAAAATGTTGGCCACTTATTGTAACGCTTGTTAAATCTGTCATATTTACTCCTGAGTATGCATGCTCAATAATTTAGTGATTAGTTATACGACCTGAAAGC
Encoded proteins:
- a CDS encoding GntR family transcriptional regulator, which translates into the protein MSRITPIVHKTRTQVVVEVLREKILSGEIAAGMPLRQSALADEMNVSRIPVREALLQLEAEGLVKFEAHKGATATTLSAVQVTELFDLRALIETDLLAKSIPHMTEDDFTEAEAILDSLDVAFKDKDQIESWSGLNSQFHICLYRAADKPHTIDVVNGLNTNCDRYVRLELYLASGIPKAQKDHRELLEFCKQGDVENAVELLRAHILQAADAIRDLVAQQEG
- a CDS encoding heme NO-binding domain-containing protein, coding for MKGIIFAEFLELVEDSFGLEICQRILDENQNDGVYTSVGTYDHNDLIKLIVSLSKITGVPIEDLQEIYGKSVFITLFNSMPGLEGKSDSTFDFIKSVEEYIHIEVKKLYQNANPPTFNFISATESQLVMDYVSARCMSHVCLGLIQGCAEHFNEEVEIVMEPLVKDSSEVRFTITHV
- a CDS encoding lecithin retinol acyltransferase family protein; the encoded protein is MALPLIWLGAAAIGAALVAEERKNQKDIASKRMQGNAKSAHAHGDSAELAPSLWHTGDKKVKLEPGAIICCFVFGVIEHTGIWLGDDTLVELHGSGLVRAISIERFLAGRSGSRVYQACNHLHQPLVGTKVLQRAKEAIFSYREYDLLDNNCHRFVCYCLTGEEKSLSRFSKLNNEIGTYFKEAIYWDEAII
- a CDS encoding ATP-binding protein yields the protein MPSDEIRALAAKIELLNRKIAREKAAKKAAETLLEEKSRELYSAKQLVEDSLINIKEESKQGIALLHFKTYLESILLDYNQQFLQKPISNILLQRLLDDLIGIENIKASRIRFKSPTEEDQFDTFIAGDKGLIQQVSTANQALNWSNDHQQIKLRINAASKVLGSLTLVIESPISWQKTIEKQLLLFCDMISAAQRRQELLENTIKEKLRAESSEQSTRDFVAMINHELRTPLNGLLGSAELMLDTKLSSYQQQLLNTMHQSGELLRVIINDLLDLSKMSAGMLQIVEVDFSPAKLCQMIFDIFKQRIEEFGLIFSFNVQQNIPQTLLGDPDRIKQILVNLIGNALKFTQEGEIKVNITWEQEKLHFEVQDTGCGIPEDKISTLFAPFTQVNNSSNRSFEGTGLGLAICKQLVDEMNDTISLASVLNKGSCFKVALPLNSLQKVALDIERPQADYPIENLKILVVEDSKVNQMLIEMILAKFGITPTIANDGQEAIDYLTVNNVDIVFMDCRMPVVDGFKATSLLREKGYTKPIIALTASTTSVETEQCYQCGMDEIINKPYQQDDIKAALIKWGQQLDSTG
- a CDS encoding ketoacyl-ACP synthase III, producing MQYATITGWGKCVPPATLTNHDLATFIETSDDWIKPRTGISQRHISHVNTSELASVAAQRALAAAGIEGSDLDMIILATATPDTLIPNIASTVQANIGASCAAFDINAACSGFLYGIGLGSSQIKSGQCKKVLVIGAERLSFFLDWSRRETAVLFGDGAGAVVLEATDEAIGVLGYELNNDPAGRDILKAGFGTAMDRFEASSLDFYIEFNGQEIFKRAIAGMGKLSTKVIEKCGIDKDDIDWVIPHQANERIIDTLISRMKIPKEKAVVNIANYGNTSAATIPIAICDALEQGKIQPNQTILSCAFGAGLTSAAALIKWGDRITPLKVSDAELPPCDKTGIELVSKAVKHFCK
- a CDS encoding aldehyde dehydrogenase (NADP(+)), with protein sequence MTDLTSVTISGQHFINGKWTDETLQFNSMNPVLNESTQWQFASANTKNIEAAVSAAKQAFLSYRRTTDEQRADFLDAIAEEIQADIAAITETAHIETGLPMPRLQGETGRTCGQLKLFASTLRSPINNVLIDLANPERQPLPKPDTRLGTLPVGPVAVFGASNFPLAFSTAGGDTASALAAGCSVVVKGHPAHAATSELVTRAVARAVSRCNMPAGVFNLIQSTEPQASTQLVNHSAIKAVGFTGSLKVGRILADICAARAEPIPFYGELGSINPQFLLGELLTEQAESLATTQVQSMMMGHGQFCTSPGVVVAVKGEALNRYLATMAEKIALESAASMLTAGIAATFQSQVDSFLNNPSVALISQGKASPANHFTRPAAVTIEAEDYLASQTLQQEVFGPFAVVVACNDLAQMELIAEQMEGQLTASIHGLEAELSENTQLIESVSFNVGRLIFNQMPTGVEVCHSMNHGGPYPASTDSRTTSVGTQAMVRFVRPLCIQNMPVALMPEKLKEGQSNITTF
- a CDS encoding DUF294 nucleotidyltransferase-like domain-containing protein; translation: MDASELQPIMQFLQQRVPFSSLDEEALLSGCRSLTIGYYSKASAFVPLDPLHPQLYIVRSGAFEVRDINGELLDRLGEGDYFGFPSLLSGEEASNRVAILEDGLVYHLPPEMFNSLRTKSREFDRFFNKAFAKRLRHQGRFKAKELATTSRITTLMSKSPLTIDMKATISDAARLMRKSRVSSVLVIDNEKLVGILTDKDLRNRVLAEGLDGSLAVHQAMTTTPISIESNSLVFEAMLLMSEHNIHHLPVVDCGLAKGIITSTDILRGQSSQPLLLIGEIDRQKDLPSLIQVSKQIPLLLQNLISADARAEEIGRVLTSVTDALTRRLIVLNQQILGEAPMAFCWLAFGSQGRQDQVACSDQDNGLLLAHEPDEAAEGYFEALSKAVCAGLDECGYIYCPGNIMAQNPKWRMSLKKWRGVFQKWVNTPDPKALMHSSIFFDMRAVYGPQSLFNGLQDEVLNNTKDNDIFLAGLTGNSLTSTPPLGFFRKFVLERDGSEVKGIDLKHKGSALINDIARVYALSAGIKEVNTAKRIRALMDQNIINRKDALNLADAHEYIAHMRLSNQGYQYTNGKPVTNYLMPKDVSSLVRHQLRDAFKVVHDGQVGLKLKMMRSY
- a CDS encoding exonuclease domain-containing protein; amino-acid sequence: MKRFYLKNQLRLKAFRAADGVIADYYRALTCAISIPLADIPLMAIDLEMTGLNVQFDQILSIGMVPIQNGMLQLKDADYRLVSIEGSVGDSAAIHGIVDGQLETAISANEAMHWFLEKTKGHVLIAHHAPLDLCFLKAEIFRCFGEKMTFVSIDTMSLERARILRQHEVIKEGSLRLDACRSRYGLPIYAAHNAAVDALSCGELLLAQMASIAGAEELTLSDLLR